The proteins below come from a single Faecalibaculum rodentium genomic window:
- a CDS encoding mechanosensitive ion channel family protein: MTLHIDWQKLGTSLWLPVLEIAAGLFLGPLVKRMILRMARTVPNKGVLTFLASLVNVLIIGLTFLLAMEQLGFKMSGTLSLLSAVGLGMTLALKDNMANVAGGLQILLTKPFAVGDYISVGKHQGKVSSIELMYTTIRTNGSKEVIIPNSVLVNDLIVNWSKDPLMHLTVHLHFPLPGNVQAGLEQARVIAGRCPQMIPGEEVQVWCSSLHKNQAKLAVSVPIRGQDVKPARRWLMTQLSVLTDRHDQGEGSAASGLPPAPAEPDRVSAPAAGTTPQEETQNEKAG; the protein is encoded by the coding sequence GTGACACTGCATATCGACTGGCAGAAACTGGGCACCAGTCTCTGGCTTCCGGTTCTGGAGATCGCAGCCGGGCTGTTCCTTGGGCCGCTGGTCAAGCGCATGATTCTCCGTATGGCCCGTACCGTTCCCAACAAAGGGGTGCTGACATTTCTTGCCTCTCTGGTGAATGTTCTCATCATCGGCCTGACGTTTCTTCTGGCCATGGAACAGCTGGGATTCAAAATGTCCGGCACCCTCAGCCTTCTCTCGGCCGTGGGACTGGGCATGACCCTGGCCCTCAAGGACAACATGGCAAATGTGGCAGGCGGACTGCAGATCCTTCTGACGAAGCCCTTTGCGGTAGGTGACTATATTTCCGTGGGGAAACATCAGGGGAAGGTGTCGTCCATAGAACTGATGTACACCACCATCCGCACGAATGGAAGCAAGGAAGTCATCATTCCCAATTCGGTTCTGGTGAACGACCTGATTGTCAACTGGAGCAAGGATCCTCTCATGCACCTGACGGTCCATCTTCACTTTCCGCTGCCGGGGAATGTCCAGGCAGGGCTGGAGCAGGCACGGGTGATTGCCGGGCGCTGCCCGCAGATGATACCCGGGGAAGAGGTTCAGGTCTGGTGTTCCTCACTTCACAAAAACCAGGCAAAGCTCGCCGTGTCTGTCCCGATCCGGGGACAGGATGTAAAACCCGCCAGGCGCTGGCTCATGACACAGCTGTCCGTGCTCACCGACCGTCACGATCAGGGTGAAGGCAGTGCGGCCTCCGGTCTTCCGCCGGCACCGGCTGAACCTGACAGAGTTTCCGCACCGGCAGCCGGCACAACACCGCAGGAGGAAACACAGAATGAAAAAGCTGGATAA
- a CDS encoding DUF5662 family protein, producing MKKLDKIRGHLHTINAHKLLVTKLCFACGLYRQGLLHDLSKYSPLELRTGFRYFQGYRSPIEAQKEHEGYSFSWLHHKGRNPHHWEYWIDNGSQGVHPVKMERRYVAEMFCDRVAASMIYQKEKYTDRSALNYYLAAKDHMMMHPETARDLEYLLDYLARHGLANALNFIRRVYLPSGLDARDGKTV from the coding sequence ATGAAAAAGCTGGATAAAATCAGAGGGCATCTGCATACCATCAATGCCCACAAGCTGCTCGTGACAAAACTCTGCTTTGCGTGCGGGCTGTACCGGCAGGGACTCCTGCACGATCTCTCGAAATACAGTCCCCTGGAGCTCCGGACCGGGTTCCGGTACTTCCAGGGATACCGTTCACCGATCGAGGCACAGAAGGAACACGAAGGCTATTCCTTTTCCTGGCTCCATCACAAAGGGCGCAACCCGCACCACTGGGAGTACTGGATCGACAACGGTTCTCAGGGTGTGCATCCGGTGAAAATGGAACGGCGGTATGTGGCGGAAATGTTCTGCGACCGCGTGGCCGCCAGCATGATTTACCAGAAAGAGAAATATACCGACCGGTCAGCCCTCAACTACTATCTGGCGGCAAAAGACCACATGATGATGCATCCGGAGACGGCCAGGGACCTGGAGTATCTGCTGGACTACCTTGCCCGGCATGGACTGGCCAATGCGCTGAATTTCATCCGCCGGGTCTATCTCCCATCCGGACTGGATGCCCGGGATGGCAAAACGGTCTGA
- the glmS gene encoding glutamine--fructose-6-phosphate transaminase (isomerizing): MCGITAFAGTTPALPFLMQGLEKLEYRGYDSAGVTLVGSQGLTTVKARGRLATLKASMEGGCWPQTAGIGHTRWATHGIPSNLNSHPHTNETETIAIVHNGIIENHQAIRSFLEDTGYRFHSQTDSEVIVHMLDYYYKGDMLEAIRNTVRYLEGSFALCVVCTDFPDTVYTARKDSPMVLGKSADAAFCASDIPALLEYTREIVAMEDRQIAVLQPGEIQLYDFDGRPANPVWMTVEYDVQAAQKGGYDTFMEKEMHEQPYVLSETLRGRISGEDVIFPELGFLDMKDMKAVYFIACGTAWHAGLYAQYLFRTWIPVPCFCIPASEFRYGHYPLGPDTLCIFVSQSGETADTLAALKEAKKAGAPCVSITNVLGSSLARQSDAALYTCAGPEIAVASTKAYTTQLVLLAAMVLKLADLYGADVPDRTRFLQDLAHMPEAAQKMLDMETPEISHAADSLTNLRDAYFIGRQLDYVSVLEGALKLKEISYIHADAYYAGELKHGPIALIEEGTVVIALATQPEVAGKTISNIQETMARGADVTLITGPSETADGFSQVLRIPDVHPHLAVIPVTILLQKLAFEAAVNKGCDVDKPRNLAKSVTVE, encoded by the coding sequence ATGTGTGGAATCACTGCATTTGCAGGCACCACTCCGGCTCTGCCCTTTCTGATGCAGGGGCTGGAAAAACTCGAATACCGCGGATATGATTCCGCGGGTGTGACCCTTGTCGGATCCCAGGGCCTGACGACAGTAAAAGCCAGGGGACGCCTGGCGACGCTGAAGGCGTCGATGGAAGGCGGCTGCTGGCCGCAGACAGCCGGGATCGGTCATACGCGATGGGCGACACACGGCATCCCCAGCAATCTGAATTCCCATCCCCATACGAATGAGACAGAGACCATTGCCATTGTCCACAATGGCATCATTGAAAACCATCAGGCCATCCGGAGTTTTCTGGAGGACACAGGCTACCGGTTTCATTCCCAGACAGACAGCGAAGTCATTGTGCACATGCTGGATTACTACTACAAGGGGGATATGCTGGAAGCCATCCGGAACACGGTGCGGTATCTGGAAGGCAGTTTTGCCCTGTGTGTGGTCTGCACGGATTTTCCCGACACGGTCTATACCGCCAGAAAGGACTCCCCGATGGTTCTGGGAAAAAGCGCGGATGCGGCGTTCTGTGCGAGTGACATCCCGGCACTGCTGGAATATACCCGTGAAATCGTGGCCATGGAAGACCGGCAGATCGCGGTTCTGCAGCCGGGAGAGATCCAGCTGTATGATTTCGACGGAAGACCGGCCAATCCTGTATGGATGACTGTGGAGTACGACGTGCAGGCTGCGCAGAAAGGCGGCTATGATACGTTCATGGAGAAGGAAATGCATGAACAGCCCTATGTGCTGTCTGAAACGCTCCGGGGCAGGATCTCCGGTGAAGATGTGATTTTTCCGGAACTCGGGTTTCTGGATATGAAGGACATGAAGGCAGTGTATTTTATTGCCTGCGGCACAGCCTGGCACGCCGGTCTGTATGCACAGTATCTGTTCCGCACCTGGATTCCCGTTCCCTGTTTCTGCATTCCCGCCAGTGAATTCCGATACGGACACTATCCTCTGGGCCCGGACACGCTGTGTATCTTCGTCTCTCAGTCCGGCGAAACAGCAGATACGCTTGCGGCGCTGAAGGAAGCAAAAAAAGCCGGCGCTCCCTGTGTCTCCATCACCAATGTCCTGGGATCCAGTCTTGCCAGGCAGTCCGATGCGGCACTCTATACTTGTGCCGGACCGGAAATCGCAGTGGCAAGCACCAAGGCCTATACCACACAGCTGGTCCTGCTTGCTGCCATGGTCCTGAAGCTGGCGGATCTGTATGGGGCTGATGTACCCGACCGCACCCGGTTCCTGCAGGATCTGGCGCATATGCCGGAGGCGGCGCAGAAGATGCTGGATATGGAAACACCGGAAATCAGTCACGCAGCGGATTCCCTGACGAATCTGCGGGATGCCTATTTCATTGGCCGCCAGCTGGATTATGTGAGTGTGCTGGAAGGAGCTCTGAAGCTCAAGGAGATCTCCTACATTCATGCGGATGCCTATTATGCCGGGGAACTCAAGCATGGTCCCATTGCCCTGATCGAAGAAGGAACGGTGGTGATTGCACTTGCCACACAGCCTGAGGTTGCCGGGAAGACGATTTCCAACATTCAGGAGACCATGGCCAGGGGCGCAGATGTGACCCTGATCACCGGGCCATCCGAAACTGCAGACGGCTTTTCGCAGGTTCTGCGGATTCCCGATGTGCATCCTCACCTGGCGGTCATTCCCGTCACCATCCTGCTGCAGAAACTCGCTTTCGAGGCTGCGGTGAACAAAGGATGCGATGTGGACAAACCGCGCAATCTGGCCAAGAGCGTGACGGTGGAATAG
- a CDS encoding GntR family transcriptional regulator, whose product MKNLDFGRGAKPLYMQLKEIIRKDIETGVYARHETIPAEIAFQNEYGVSRITVRQAISSLEQEGYVERSRGRGTQVIWRKGIEEDVNQLISLTDEFEQQGHAIDTPYVEVVREIPPAQVQKAFESMEECLRVDRIRTADGEPIVFFRTWIPGTLGFPEKREAYSGSLYRLYETVTGAQPAMSHDILYSDLATGEIARQLGVAEGAPLLVRQRSGYDQHNDPVEYTISYFRGDRYRYHIDLSSRQSH is encoded by the coding sequence ATGAAGAATCTTGACTTCGGACGGGGAGCCAAGCCGCTGTATATGCAGCTGAAGGAAATCATCCGGAAAGACATTGAAACCGGAGTCTATGCGCGGCATGAAACCATCCCGGCGGAAATCGCGTTTCAGAATGAATACGGTGTCTCCCGGATCACTGTCCGGCAGGCCATATCCAGCCTGGAGCAGGAGGGCTATGTGGAGCGTTCCCGTGGACGCGGCACGCAGGTCATCTGGCGCAAGGGCATTGAGGAAGACGTGAATCAGCTGATCAGTCTGACAGATGAATTCGAGCAGCAGGGACATGCCATCGACACACCCTATGTGGAAGTGGTGCGGGAAATTCCGCCGGCTCAGGTCCAGAAGGCATTTGAGTCCATGGAGGAGTGTCTGCGGGTGGACAGGATCCGGACAGCGGACGGAGAGCCCATCGTGTTTTTCCGCACCTGGATTCCGGGAACGCTCGGGTTTCCGGAAAAAAGGGAGGCCTACAGCGGGTCTTTGTACAGGCTGTATGAAACCGTGACCGGGGCACAGCCTGCGATGTCCCATGACATTCTGTATTCTGATCTGGCCACGGGGGAGATTGCCCGGCAGCTCGGGGTCGCGGAAGGGGCACCGCTGCTGGTGCGCCAGCGGAGCGGATATGATCAGCACAATGATCCGGTGGAATACACCATTTCGTATTTCAGAGGCGACAGGTACCGGTACCACATCGACTTGAGTTCCCGACAGAGTCATTGA
- a CDS encoding ParB/RepB/Spo0J family partition protein, with product MSKNTGLGKGLGAIFSGDVTRVLDDIQNGQQDERVQEQTRIPVSEIRPNPYQPRKVFDQPALEELSQSIRQHGVFTPVLVKKSVQGYDLIAGERRLRATRMAGLQEIPAIIVEMSDQEMMEVALLENIQREDLNVIEEAKAYQQMIRSLNYTQDQLAHRIGKSREHITNTLRLLRLPEDVQEYAVRKELSMGHIRALLSLKNEDQMRRIARMAVSQGLSVRKVEQLVRQENMKKPEKISPEDDMFVKDAAKKLEGFFQTGVRISGSSVSIHYENDEDLTRILDLLGLTEKEA from the coding sequence ATGAGTAAGAACACAGGACTTGGAAAAGGGCTGGGGGCCATCTTCAGCGGTGACGTGACGCGTGTTCTGGATGATATCCAGAATGGACAGCAGGACGAGCGGGTACAGGAACAGACCCGGATTCCTGTCAGCGAAATCCGGCCGAACCCCTATCAGCCCCGAAAGGTGTTTGATCAGCCCGCGCTGGAAGAACTGTCGCAGTCCATCCGCCAGCACGGTGTGTTTACACCGGTTCTGGTGAAGAAGAGTGTGCAGGGCTATGACCTGATTGCCGGAGAGCGCCGGCTGCGGGCCACGAGAATGGCCGGTCTGCAGGAAATCCCAGCCATCATCGTGGAAATGAGCGACCAGGAAATGATGGAAGTGGCACTGCTGGAAAACATTCAGCGGGAAGACCTGAACGTCATTGAGGAAGCAAAAGCCTATCAGCAGATGATCCGGAGCCTGAACTATACTCAGGATCAGCTGGCCCACCGGATTGGAAAGTCCCGGGAACACATCACCAACACGCTGCGTCTGCTGCGACTGCCGGAAGATGTGCAGGAATACGCAGTCCGCAAAGAACTGTCCATGGGACACATTCGCGCACTGCTTTCTCTGAAAAACGAGGACCAGATGCGGCGGATCGCCAGAATGGCTGTATCACAGGGACTGTCTGTCCGCAAAGTGGAACAGCTGGTCCGGCAGGAAAACATGAAGAAGCCGGAAAAAATCAGTCCCGAGGATGATATGTTCGTGAAGGATGCCGCAAAGAAGCTGGAAGGATTCTTTCAGACAGGTGTGCGGATCAGCGGGTCCTCCGTCAGCATTCACTACGAGAACGATGAAGACCTGACAAGAATTCTGGACCTGCTCGGGCTGACAGAGAAAGAAGCATGA
- a CDS encoding ParA family protein, whose amino-acid sequence MAKVMAISNQKGGVGKTTTAINLAAGLSAAGKTVLLVDFDSQGNASQGLSAFFTEDQPTVYSVLMEGVPVQEAVVRSEANGFDILPANLALAGADLEMDKQGAGKEQLLSRALEPLRDQYDYILIDCPPSLGLLNTNALTAADTVLIPVQCEYYALEGITQLLITIRLVQHTSNPGLRIEGILMTMYDIRTRLSVEVAQEVRQTFGRLVYQTSIPRNVRLSEAPSRGLSIFQYDPRCTGAQKYQALTEEILERARQEGSHE is encoded by the coding sequence ATGGCAAAAGTGATGGCAATATCCAACCAGAAAGGCGGGGTGGGAAAAACCACGACAGCCATCAACCTCGCGGCGGGCCTTTCTGCTGCCGGCAAGACAGTGCTGCTCGTGGACTTTGATTCCCAGGGCAACGCCTCCCAGGGACTCTCGGCGTTCTTCACCGAAGACCAGCCCACGGTCTACTCCGTTCTCATGGAGGGCGTGCCGGTGCAGGAAGCGGTTGTAAGAAGCGAGGCAAACGGGTTTGACATTCTCCCCGCCAATCTGGCTCTGGCCGGTGCGGACCTGGAGATGGACAAACAGGGAGCCGGGAAGGAACAGCTGCTGTCCAGGGCCCTGGAGCCTTTGCGGGATCAGTATGACTACATACTCATCGACTGTCCCCCGTCCCTCGGGCTGCTGAATACCAATGCGCTGACGGCAGCCGACACAGTCCTGATCCCGGTTCAGTGTGAATACTATGCGCTGGAAGGAATCACCCAGCTGCTCATCACGATCCGGCTTGTGCAGCACACATCCAATCCAGGACTCCGGATCGAGGGCATTCTCATGACCATGTACGATATCCGGACCAGGCTGTCTGTGGAAGTGGCACAGGAGGTCAGGCAGACATTCGGGCGGCTGGTCTATCAGACCTCCATCCCGAGAAATGTGCGTCTTTCGGAAGCGCCCAGCCGGGGGCTGTCGATTTTCCAGTACGACCCGCGCTGCACCGGGGCCCAGAAATATCAGGCTCTGACAGAGGAAATCCTGGAACGTGCACGACAGGAGGGATCCCATGAGTAA
- the rsmG gene encoding 16S rRNA (guanine(527)-N(7))-methyltransferase RsmG has translation MTEHEFRTACAENGILLDDAQMQQFRTYTDLLIEWNRKMNLTAITDPEQIWEKHYLDSILPFSGLDIHTLADVGTGAGFPGIPVKITWPQIRVTLVEPLKKRCRFLEAVKEALHLEDLEICPERAEEFAAGHRDAFDAVCSRAVARLSILLELTAPLAKPGGLVIALKGPGAAAELRAAAPALEALHLKLLKETDTSLSAGERVNLYFEKQGPTPADYPRNFGQIKKHPLEDTTWQK, from the coding sequence ATGACCGAACACGAATTCCGGACTGCCTGCGCCGAAAACGGCATCCTCCTGGATGATGCCCAGATGCAGCAGTTTCGTACATATACAGACCTTTTGATCGAGTGGAACAGGAAAATGAACCTGACCGCGATCACCGACCCGGAACAGATCTGGGAAAAGCACTATCTGGATTCCATCCTGCCGTTTTCCGGGCTGGATATCCATACGCTGGCGGATGTGGGCACCGGAGCAGGGTTTCCGGGCATTCCTGTGAAAATCACATGGCCGCAGATCCGTGTCACGCTGGTGGAACCGCTGAAAAAACGCTGCCGGTTTCTGGAAGCCGTGAAGGAAGCCCTGCATCTGGAAGACCTGGAAATCTGCCCGGAGCGCGCGGAAGAGTTCGCGGCAGGACACCGCGATGCGTTTGATGCGGTTTGCAGCCGGGCTGTGGCCAGACTGTCGATCCTTCTGGAACTGACTGCACCGCTGGCAAAACCGGGAGGGCTGGTCATTGCCCTGAAGGGTCCTGGAGCGGCGGCAGAACTCAGGGCTGCGGCTCCGGCGCTGGAGGCTCTGCATCTGAAGCTGCTGAAGGAAACCGATACATCCCTGTCTGCAGGGGAACGTGTCAATCTGTATTTTGAAAAGCAGGGTCCGACCCCGGCGGACTATCCCCGGAACTTCGGTCAGATCAAGAAACATCCGCTGGAGGATACGACATGGCAAAAGTGA
- a CDS encoding DUF4230 domain-containing protein: MKKMTSLLAALLIGVIAGAFLFFGAVNLNIVQSEPEVTGKVVLRELESASSLISTRYNYSKVGKYENSLEINGWNIPLTDKFFILTYDGEALLGCDLETAEVDVNKGAQVITVTLDPVKILSNTIDEKSIEVYDESKNIFNPISVNDYKVFAQKQKEAVEDEIRSKPVFEEASANTVEAVTKILGLTDGIRDTYTVKVEFREGAGGDS, from the coding sequence ATGAAAAAAATGACAAGTCTGCTGGCAGCGCTGCTCATCGGCGTGATTGCCGGCGCATTTCTGTTCTTTGGAGCCGTCAATCTCAACATTGTGCAGTCCGAGCCGGAGGTCACAGGGAAAGTGGTCCTGCGGGAACTGGAATCTGCCAGCAGTCTGATCTCGACCAGGTACAATTACAGCAAAGTGGGAAAATACGAAAACTCCCTGGAAATCAACGGCTGGAACATTCCCCTGACAGACAAGTTCTTCATCCTGACCTACGATGGAGAGGCTCTGCTGGGATGCGATCTGGAGACCGCTGAAGTGGATGTGAACAAAGGCGCCCAGGTGATCACCGTGACGCTGGACCCTGTGAAAATCCTGTCGAACACCATCGACGAGAAGAGCATCGAAGTCTATGATGAATCGAAAAACATTTTCAATCCCATCAGCGTGAATGATTACAAGGTATTCGCACAGAAACAGAAAGAAGCGGTGGAGGATGAAATCCGAAGCAAGCCTGTGTTCGAGGAAGCCTCTGCAAATACCGTGGAAGCCGTGACCAAAATTCTCGGTCTGACGGACGGGATCCGGGATACCTACACAGTGAAAGTTGAATTCAGGGAAGGCGCCGGAGGGGACTCGTGA
- a CDS encoding CDP-glycerol glycerophosphotransferase family protein: MGLKKLILNFCLRIVDLLTFWIQPEPGTITFISLTHNRLSSDFALIDEQLKKDGRWKINYDLMVFRKNLWGDFLYFLNCLRQLPEIKRSQLVILNDNNYVISHMKPRHTKVLQVWHACGAVKQFGNQIRRQYSVGNYDAVLACSPVWKKPYSEAFAMSENQVKITGCPRLDTLLDESAMKKRSARLLKKYPQLRDRKILLYAPTFRGNIMDGMYSAPFSAQKLTDCLPEDWILVSKYHPLLRHSIEIDDRSLDLSGEDLYTLMWMSSAMVSDFSSVIFDYSLLMKPMIAYVPDLEEYAQTIGLNIPYLKDFPGPVTVTEEEIAEAVQVTSPEDITRRRKFRDKYFTHIDRNNTRRVVQLIDDMMEQPAQDAAA, encoded by the coding sequence ATGGGACTGAAAAAACTGATATTGAATTTCTGCCTGCGCATCGTGGACCTTCTGACGTTCTGGATTCAGCCAGAGCCAGGCACCATTACCTTTATTTCTCTGACACACAATCGGCTGAGCAGTGATTTCGCCCTGATCGACGAACAGCTGAAGAAAGATGGTCGATGGAAAATCAATTATGATCTCATGGTGTTCCGCAAGAATCTCTGGGGTGACTTTCTGTATTTTCTCAACTGCCTTCGTCAGCTGCCGGAAATCAAGCGAAGCCAGCTCGTGATTCTCAATGACAACAATTATGTCATTTCCCACATGAAGCCACGCCATACCAAAGTCCTGCAGGTGTGGCATGCCTGCGGCGCTGTAAAGCAGTTTGGCAACCAGATCCGCCGACAGTATTCCGTCGGCAACTACGACGCAGTGCTGGCCTGTTCACCGGTATGGAAAAAGCCCTACAGCGAGGCATTTGCCATGTCGGAAAATCAGGTGAAAATCACAGGCTGTCCAAGACTGGATACACTGCTGGACGAATCTGCCATGAAGAAACGGTCGGCACGGCTCCTGAAGAAATATCCGCAGCTCCGGGACAGAAAAATCCTTCTGTATGCCCCGACGTTTCGTGGAAACATCATGGATGGCATGTACTCTGCACCGTTTTCAGCCCAGAAGCTGACCGACTGCCTGCCGGAAGACTGGATCCTGGTCTCCAAGTACCATCCCCTTCTGCGGCACTCGATCGAAATCGACGACCGGAGTCTGGATCTCTCCGGCGAGGATCTCTATACACTGATGTGGATGAGTTCGGCCATGGTTTCGGATTTCTCCTCTGTGATTTTTGATTACTCCCTCCTGATGAAACCCATGATCGCCTATGTTCCGGATCTGGAGGAGTATGCACAGACCATTGGCCTGAACATACCGTATCTCAAGGATTTTCCGGGTCCTGTCACAGTCACGGAAGAGGAAATTGCAGAAGCGGTTCAGGTTACATCACCGGAAGACATCACCAGACGCAGGAAGTTTCGTGACAAGTATTTTACACATATCGACAGGAACAATACCCGACGGGTGGTGCAGCTGATCGACGATATGATGGAACAGCCGGCACAGGATGCGGCTGCCTGA
- a CDS encoding CDP-glycerol glycerophosphotransferase family protein produces the protein MKVLGRIKKALVPVFGWLYRIFCRLIPVDNRMILFLAFHGRSYNDNPRALYEAMRQDPRYSGYRFVWVLRNPGQETIPGAETVRYLSLGYFVAVARAKVWIFNCKMPMYLYKKKSQIYLQTWHGTPLKRLGHDIEPVPGQRFYRSGLTYEQMCRTYDVDSERYDAMISPNAFCTGVFPHAFGIKKEKLIETGYPRNDFLSTYTQEDVQRIRADLKIPEGKKVILYAPTWRDDSFQTSGYTFRLQADFRKWKERLPEDTVVLFKPHYLIVNQQQDDPELQDFLISVPADTDIRDLYVVSDALVTDYSSVFFDYGILKRPVYFYMYDLEAYAGDLRGFYMDIEQELPGKIYRTEESLLQDLAAGEFDDSRYPAFTKRYNNREDGQASRRVLDWLAVRLGRHTASEQAGN, from the coding sequence ATGAAAGTGCTTGGGCGCATCAAGAAAGCCCTGGTGCCGGTCTTCGGCTGGCTGTACCGGATATTCTGTCGTCTGATCCCGGTGGACAACAGAATGATTCTGTTTCTCGCCTTTCATGGCCGGAGCTACAACGACAATCCCCGTGCGCTGTATGAAGCCATGCGACAGGATCCCCGGTATTCCGGATACCGGTTTGTCTGGGTTCTTAGGAATCCGGGCCAGGAAACGATTCCCGGTGCTGAAACTGTCCGCTACCTTTCCCTGGGATATTTTGTCGCTGTGGCTCGGGCGAAAGTCTGGATTTTCAACTGCAAGATGCCGATGTACCTGTACAAGAAGAAAAGCCAGATCTATCTCCAGACCTGGCATGGCACACCGCTGAAAAGGCTGGGACATGACATTGAACCGGTTCCGGGGCAGCGGTTTTACCGCTCGGGTCTGACTTACGAACAGATGTGCCGGACCTATGATGTGGACTCTGAAAGATATGATGCCATGATCAGTCCCAATGCATTCTGTACCGGGGTGTTCCCGCATGCCTTTGGGATAAAGAAAGAGAAACTGATCGAGACTGGATATCCACGCAATGACTTCCTGTCCACCTATACACAGGAGGATGTCCAGCGGATCCGGGCAGACCTGAAGATACCGGAAGGAAAAAAAGTCATACTGTATGCACCCACCTGGAGGGATGACTCCTTCCAGACCTCCGGGTACACCTTCAGGCTTCAGGCGGATTTCAGGAAGTGGAAAGAGAGGCTTCCGGAGGATACAGTGGTGCTCTTCAAGCCGCATTATCTGATTGTGAATCAGCAGCAGGATGATCCGGAACTGCAGGACTTTCTGATTTCCGTTCCGGCAGATACAGACATCCGTGACCTGTATGTGGTCTCTGATGCTCTGGTGACGGATTACTCCTCGGTTTTCTTTGATTACGGAATTCTGAAGCGGCCTGTATATTTTTATATGTATGACCTGGAAGCCTACGCAGGGGATCTGCGGGGGTTTTATATGGACATAGAACAAGAGCTTCCAGGAAAAATCTATCGGACGGAAGAGTCGCTTCTGCAGGATCTGGCGGCGGGAGAATTTGATGATTCCCGCTATCCGGCGTTCACAAAACGGTATAATAACCGGGAAGACGGCCAGGCCAGCCGGCGTGTGCTTGACTGGCTGGCGGTCCGGCTTGGCCGGCATACGGCATCAGAACAGGCCGGAAACTGA
- a CDS encoding acyltransferase family protein, with product MTASAQRNPVLDQAKGIAIILVVTGHLMSGETGLEKWIYSFHLPLFLVVNGCLQFLRPSRQTVGQYAWKETKVLLYPFVVFSLLKSVINFFVESDPEEFIDPISRLFLFSGDGALWYLPAFFLSALLFFVLHRSGLLKLEGLLCLTTLLCSGVIATNDPYQPDSLMFYVNLINRTLVLCVFTGIGWWLEQRKILSSPLARTGWLLIAAGLVLGMMNSQPDIHYSRLGNPILFYGSATATCTGILMVLKTLNLKMKWLCWLGRNSLLIYLTHTTFHYTGIARSIMEMWTTQSWVITAGAVILVMLAEIPTVRLLQGPLRMLVQYPFQRKKANS from the coding sequence ATGACAGCCTCTGCACAGCGCAATCCGGTCCTTGATCAGGCCAAGGGAATCGCAATCATCCTGGTCGTGACAGGTCATCTGATGTCCGGAGAAACGGGTCTGGAGAAATGGATTTATTCCTTTCACCTTCCCCTGTTCCTGGTGGTCAACGGCTGTCTTCAGTTCCTGCGTCCTTCCCGTCAGACAGTGGGACAATATGCCTGGAAAGAAACGAAAGTGCTGCTCTATCCCTTTGTGGTGTTTTCCCTCCTCAAGTCTGTCATCAATTTTTTCGTGGAGAGCGACCCGGAAGAATTCATCGATCCCATCAGCCGTTTGTTTCTGTTTTCCGGAGACGGTGCGCTGTGGTATCTGCCCGCATTCTTTCTTTCGGCTCTCCTGTTTTTCGTTCTGCACCGGTCCGGGCTTCTGAAACTGGAAGGACTGCTGTGTCTGACAACCCTCCTGTGCTCCGGCGTGATTGCCACAAATGATCCATATCAGCCGGACAGTCTGATGTTCTACGTCAATCTCATCAACCGGACGCTCGTTCTGTGTGTCTTTACGGGAATCGGCTGGTGGCTGGAACAGAGGAAGATCCTGTCTTCCCCGCTTGCCAGGACCGGGTGGCTGCTGATTGCAGCGGGTCTGGTTCTGGGGATGATGAACAGTCAGCCGGACATCCACTACTCCAGACTGGGAAATCCCATTCTGTTCTACGGATCGGCCACAGCCACATGCACAGGCATCCTGATGGTTCTCAAAACGCTGAATCTGAAAATGAAGTGGCTCTGCTGGCTGGGAAGGAATTCGCTTCTGATCTACCTCACCCATACGACATTTCACTACACGGGAATTGCCCGGTCGATCATGGAGATGTGGACCACACAATCCTGGGTCATCACAGCCGGTGCCGTGATCCTGGTCATGCTGGCGGAGATCCCAACCGTCAGACTGCTGCAGGGACCCCTGCGCATGCTGGTGCAGTACCCCTTTCAAAGAAAGAAGGCAAATTCATGA